The following are encoded together in the Oncorhynchus nerka isolate Pitt River linkage group LG25, Oner_Uvic_2.0, whole genome shotgun sequence genome:
- the LOC115109668 gene encoding dual specificity protein phosphatase 6-like, whose protein sequence is MLDKPKPAQFESVMAISKTVEWLQKQLQTRKDCLLVMDCRALELYESSHVETAINVAIPSLMLRRLKKGNLPIKCLLSNGEDRERFARRCKTDTIVLYDEYSREWNENVDGGSVLGLLLKKMKDEGYKAFYLEGGFNKFQAEFPALCETNLDGSFNSSSPTAQVLGLGGLRISSDSSDIESDIDRDPSSATDSDGSPLSNPQPSFPVEILPHLYLGCAKDSTNLDILEEFGIKYILNVTPNLPNMFENAGEFKYKQIPISDHWSQNLSQFFPEAISFIDEARSQKCGVLVHCLAGISRSVTVTVAYLMQKLNLSMNDAYDIVKMKKSNISPNFNFMGQLLDFERTLGLKSPCDNRVAAPTQPLYFTTPTNHNVFQLDPLEST, encoded by the exons ATGCTTGACAAGCCCAAGCCCGCTCAGTTCGAATCGGTAATGGCAATCAGCAAGACCGTGGAGTGGCTGCAAAAGCAGCTCCAGACGCGAAAAGACTGCCTATTGGTAATGGACTGCAGAGCGCTGGAGCTATACGAGTCCTCGCACGTCGAAACGGCGATTAACGTGGCCATCCCAAGCCTGATGCTCCGGCGGCTGAAGAAGGGCAATCTTCCCATCAAGTGCCTGCTCTCAAACGGCGAGGATCGGGAGAGATTTGCGCGGCGGTGCAAGACGGACACTATCGTGCTGTATGACGAGTACAGCAGGGAATGGAACGAAAATGTGGACGGGGGCTCCGTGCTGGGCTTGCTCCTGAAGAAGATGAAAGACGAGGGCTACAAGGCGTTTTACCTTGAAG GTGGTTTCAATAAATTCCAAGCAGAGTTCCCTGCCCTGTGCGAGACCAATCTTGATGGCTCTTTCAATAGCAGTTCTCCCACTGCCCAGGTGCTCGGCCTCGGGGGTCTGCGGATAAGCTCCGACTCATCCGACATCGAGTCAGACATCGACAGGGACCCAAGCAGCGCCACAGACTCAGATggcagtcccctctccaacccccAGCCCTCCTTCCCAGTGGAGATCCTCCCACACCTCTACCTGGGCTGCGCCAAGGATTCCACCAACTTAGACATTCTAGAAGAGTTCGGCATCAAGTACATTCTGAATGTGACTCCGAACCTGCCCAACATGTTCGAGAACGCCGGGGAATTCAAGTACAAGCAGATCCCCATCTCTGATCACTGGAGCCAAAATCTGTCACAGTTCTTCCCGGAAGCCATTAGCTTCATAG ATGAGGCTCGCAGTCAGAAATGCGGCGTCCTGGTCCACTGTCTGGCCGGCATCAGCCGTTCGGTGACAGTCACCGTGGCGTACCTCATGCAGAAGCTCAACCTGTCCATGAACGACGCCTACGACATTGTCAAGATGAAGAAGTCCAACATCTCGCCCAACTTCAACTTCATGGGCCAACTCCTGGACTTTGAGCGCACCCTGGGCCTGAAGAGCCCCTGCGATAACCGGGTTGCGGCCCCCACACAACCCCTGTATTTCACCACCCCCACCAACCACAACGTCTTCCAGCTGGACCCTCTGGAGTCCACGTGA